A stretch of the Polyangiaceae bacterium genome encodes the following:
- a CDS encoding TOBE domain-containing protein — translation MKYGARNTISGKVIGIKKGALMCQVDVAIGGGNRMSSVMTIDSMKELGLKKGSTVTVVVKAVNVLLARES, via the coding sequence ATGAAATACGGCGCGCGCAACACCATCTCCGGTAAGGTCATCGGCATCAAGAAAGGCGCGCTGATGTGCCAGGTGGACGTCGCCATCGGCGGCGGCAACCGCATGAGCTCGGTCATGACCATCGACTCGATGAAGGAGCTCGGCCTGAAGAAGGGCTCGACCGTCACGGTGGTGGTCAAGGCCGTGAACGTGCTCCTGGCCCGCGAGAGCTGA
- a CDS encoding MYXO-CTERM sorting domain-containing protein — protein MSAGNGSLGNGSGDDSGCSVATRPQPTPWWALAGALGLAVARLRRRER, from the coding sequence ATGTCCGCGGGCAACGGCAGCCTGGGCAACGGCTCCGGCGACGACTCCGGCTGCTCCGTCGCGACGCGGCCCCAGCCGACGCCGTGGTGGGCGCTCGCGGGTGCGCTCGGCCTGGCGGTCGCGCGGCTGCGCCGGCGCGAACGCTGA
- the dauA gene encoding C4-dicarboxylic acid transporter DauA has protein sequence MIRRRVAQAASLFPLGKSLRLGTALRERLRRGYTKADLRADVLAGLVVGIVALPLSMALAVASGAPPQHGLYTAIVAGAVIALLGGSPVQVSGPTAAFVVLLTPIASRYGLGGLMMATVLAGSLLVVMGIARFGRLMQFVPYPVVSGFTAGIAVVIALLQLKDFLGLTVAKMPEHTPERVVALGRALPSARWQEVLIGALTLAVLVLWPKLTQKIPSPLVALTFGGLVAFGLGHALPGFHVDTIADRFSYVVGGVTHAGIPRSAPLPLLPWEMAGPDGRALGLSLALLRELSGPAFAIAMLGAIESLLSAVVADGMTGTRHDPDVELVAQGIGNIVVPFFGGFAATGAIARTATNIRYGARSPIAALVHSLFVLAAVVALAPLLGHLPMASLAALLLVIAWNMSELRHVVHMARIAPKSDVAVLASCFVLTVAFDMVVSVTVGVMLAAVLFMRRMAEVSNAQLVGAGGQYAGLEMPAGVTLYRIEGPLFFGAAQKAMHTFSEIGKETKVVIFDVSQVPAMDATGIVNLESALERLKGRSALAILVGAQTQPRTLIERAELTGTTGVVLCERLAEALEKADDYMETRVPSVAAPPVSERHPAS, from the coding sequence ATGATTCGACGTCGCGTGGCGCAGGCTGCGTCACTATTTCCACTCGGCAAGAGCTTGCGCCTGGGCACCGCGCTGCGCGAGCGGCTGCGCCGGGGCTACACGAAGGCCGACCTCCGAGCGGACGTGCTCGCGGGGCTGGTGGTCGGCATCGTCGCGCTCCCGCTCAGCATGGCCCTGGCGGTGGCCAGCGGAGCGCCGCCGCAACACGGCCTCTACACGGCCATCGTCGCGGGCGCCGTCATCGCGCTCCTGGGCGGCTCTCCGGTGCAGGTCTCGGGTCCCACCGCGGCCTTCGTGGTGCTGCTGACGCCCATCGCCAGCCGCTACGGCCTGGGTGGCCTGATGATGGCCACGGTGCTGGCGGGCAGCCTGCTGGTGGTCATGGGCATCGCGCGCTTCGGCCGCTTGATGCAGTTCGTCCCCTACCCCGTGGTCAGCGGCTTCACCGCGGGCATCGCCGTGGTCATCGCCTTGCTCCAGCTCAAGGACTTCCTGGGCTTGACCGTGGCGAAGATGCCCGAGCACACCCCGGAGCGCGTCGTCGCGCTCGGCCGAGCGCTCCCGAGCGCACGCTGGCAGGAGGTGCTGATCGGCGCGCTCACCCTGGCCGTGTTGGTGCTCTGGCCGAAGCTCACGCAGAAGATCCCGTCGCCGCTCGTCGCGCTGACGTTCGGCGGCCTGGTGGCCTTCGGGCTCGGGCACGCGTTGCCCGGGTTCCACGTCGACACCATCGCGGACCGCTTCAGCTACGTCGTGGGAGGCGTCACCCACGCCGGGATCCCGCGCTCCGCCCCGCTCCCGCTCTTGCCCTGGGAGATGGCGGGACCGGACGGCAGAGCGCTCGGGCTCTCGCTCGCGCTGTTGCGCGAGCTGTCCGGGCCAGCCTTCGCCATCGCGATGCTGGGGGCCATCGAGTCGCTGCTCTCCGCGGTCGTCGCCGACGGCATGACCGGCACCCGTCACGACCCCGACGTCGAGCTCGTCGCGCAGGGCATCGGCAACATCGTGGTGCCGTTCTTCGGAGGATTCGCCGCCACCGGCGCCATCGCGCGCACCGCGACCAACATCCGCTACGGCGCCCGCTCGCCGATCGCCGCCCTGGTCCACTCGCTCTTCGTGCTGGCCGCGGTGGTCGCCCTGGCGCCGCTGCTCGGTCACTTGCCGATGGCCTCGCTGGCGGCGCTGCTGCTGGTGATCGCCTGGAACATGAGCGAGCTCCGCCACGTGGTTCACATGGCGCGGATCGCCCCGAAGAGCGACGTCGCCGTGCTGGCCTCGTGCTTCGTGTTGACCGTGGCCTTCGACATGGTCGTGTCGGTGACCGTCGGCGTGATGCTGGCAGCGGTGCTGTTCATGCGGCGCATGGCCGAGGTCTCCAATGCGCAGCTCGTGGGCGCCGGTGGCCAATACGCGGGGCTCGAGATGCCCGCGGGGGTCACGCTCTACCGCATCGAGGGCCCGCTGTTCTTCGGCGCGGCGCAGAAGGCGATGCACACCTTCTCGGAGATCGGCAAGGAGACCAAGGTCGTGATCTTCGACGTGTCGCAGGTGCCCGCCATGGACGCGACCGGGATCGTGAACCTGGAGAGCGCGCTCGAGCGACTCAAGGGCCGAAGCGCACTCGCGATCCTGGTCGGGGCCCAGACCCAGCCCAGGACCCTGATCGAGCGCGCGGAGCTCACCGGCACGACCGGCGTCGTCTTGTGCGAGCGCCTGGCGGAGGCGCTGGAAAAGGCCGACGACTACATGGAAACCCGCGTTCCTTCCGTGGCGGCGCCGCCAGTGTCGGAGCGCCACCCGGCGAGCTGA
- a CDS encoding AbrB/MazE/SpoVT family DNA-binding domain-containing protein has product MKLARSRVTAQGQISVPAEVRRRLAVGPGSVLEWDATGDTIAIRRVGRFSSSDLHAVLFPRPPAARTLRELDEGIRQHVRQRHARR; this is encoded by the coding sequence ATGAAGTTGGCGCGCTCCCGGGTCACCGCGCAGGGGCAGATCTCCGTCCCGGCCGAGGTGCGGCGTCGCCTGGCGGTCGGCCCAGGCTCCGTGCTGGAGTGGGACGCGACCGGCGACACGATCGCCATCCGCCGGGTCGGGCGCTTCAGCTCCTCGGACCTCCATGCCGTCCTGTTCCCGCGCCCGCCCGCCGCGCGCACGCTGCGCGAGCTGGACGAGGGGATCCGCCAGCACGTGAGGCAGCGGCATGCGCGCCGTTGA
- a CDS encoding type II toxin-antitoxin system VapC family toxin — protein sequence MRAVDTNVLVRLLARDDPKQVAAAEAFVSPGAWVSHLALVETSWVLSSVYEVPPAQIASAIEMLLDHQTLAVQDPDVVAAALAHFRKRPSLGFSDCLMLEVARRAGHLPLGTFDRDLAKLDGAERV from the coding sequence ATGCGCGCCGTTGACACCAACGTGTTGGTGCGCCTCTTGGCGCGCGACGACCCCAAGCAGGTCGCGGCTGCCGAGGCCTTCGTGTCACCCGGCGCTTGGGTATCCCACCTGGCACTGGTGGAGACGAGCTGGGTGCTGAGCTCGGTCTACGAGGTCCCCCCGGCCCAGATCGCGTCCGCGATCGAGATGCTCTTGGACCACCAAACGCTCGCCGTCCAAGATCCCGACGTCGTGGCCGCCGCGCTGGCTCACTTCCGCAAGCGCCCGAGCCTCGGATTTTCGGACTGTCTGATGCTGGAGGTCGCCAGGCGTGCGGGGCACCTTCCCCTGGGCACCTTCGACCGGGACCTGGCCAAGCTGGACGGAGCGGAGAGAGTATGA
- a CDS encoding DUF4336 domain-containing protein, with the protein MNLVPFAEDLWTVARPQRFWGVETGTRTTIIRLSSGGLFVHCPVALDPALRRELDALGPVVGVVAPSLFHHLYVGQWIEAYPEAEVWACPGLERKRSDLGWTGVLGDAPVSVWKADVEQAAFTARFENEIVFFHPKSRTLVCADALLNLSRHPSRMTRVAAFLMANTAPGKGYLERIAVRDYRLGRRQVDRIAQWDIDKITLAHGAQVERDGRRVLLEAYSWLRGS; encoded by the coding sequence ATGAACCTCGTCCCGTTCGCCGAAGATCTCTGGACGGTGGCGCGCCCGCAGCGCTTCTGGGGCGTCGAGACCGGCACGCGCACCACGATCATTCGCCTGTCGAGCGGCGGTCTGTTCGTGCACTGCCCCGTGGCGCTCGATCCGGCGCTGCGCCGCGAGCTGGACGCGCTCGGACCGGTGGTCGGCGTGGTCGCGCCCAGCCTGTTCCATCACCTGTACGTCGGTCAGTGGATCGAGGCCTACCCAGAGGCCGAGGTCTGGGCCTGCCCCGGGCTCGAGCGCAAGCGCTCGGATCTCGGCTGGACCGGCGTGCTCGGCGATGCGCCCGTCTCGGTCTGGAAGGCGGACGTCGAGCAGGCGGCCTTCACGGCGCGCTTCGAGAACGAGATCGTGTTCTTCCACCCGAAGAGCCGCACGCTGGTGTGCGCGGACGCGCTCCTGAACCTCTCCCGCCATCCCTCGCGGATGACCCGAGTCGCGGCCTTCCTGATGGCGAACACCGCGCCGGGCAAGGGCTACCTGGAGCGCATCGCGGTGCGCGACTACCGGCTCGGCCGCCGTCAGGTGGACCGCATCGCGCAGTGGGACATCGACAAGATCACGCTGGCGCATGGCGCGCAGGTCGAGCGCGACGGACGGCGCGTGCTCCTGGAGGCATACTCGTGGCTGAGAGGCTCCTGA
- the icd gene encoding NADP-dependent isocitrate dehydrogenase yields MAKLEAPKTGEAITMSGTALSVPDQPIIPFIEGDGTGPDIWRASSAVLDAAVAKAYGGKRKLAWYEVYAGEKSKKLFDSWLPDETVDAYRKYLVGIKGPLTTPVGKGIRSLNVALRQQLDLYVCLRPVRWFTNVPSPVKRPGDVNMVIFRENTEDIYAGIEWESESAEAKKVIAFLQNEMGVKKIRFPETSGIGVKPVSRQGTERLVKAAIEFALRNKKKSVNLVHKGNIMKFTEGGFRDWGYALATREFRAQVVTERESWILGNLEQNPKLTAEENAKLIEPGYDMAPPEAQAEIRAEVEAAAKLVPTHGGGKWKSLLRIKDSIADITLQQVLTRPKEFDVIATLNLNGDYLSDALAAQVGGIGIAPGGNINYVTGHAVFEATHGTAPKYANLDKVNPGSVILSGEMLLRHLGWNEAADLVIKGMDGAIGAKTVTYDFARLMEGAKEVKCSEFGKAIVEHM; encoded by the coding sequence ATGGCGAAGCTCGAAGCCCCCAAGACAGGCGAAGCGATCACGATGTCCGGCACGGCGCTCAGCGTGCCCGACCAGCCCATCATCCCGTTCATCGAGGGGGACGGCACGGGACCCGACATCTGGCGCGCGTCGAGCGCGGTGCTCGATGCCGCGGTCGCGAAGGCCTACGGCGGCAAGCGGAAGCTCGCCTGGTACGAGGTCTACGCCGGCGAGAAGAGCAAGAAGCTCTTCGACTCCTGGCTGCCGGACGAGACCGTGGACGCCTACCGCAAGTACCTGGTCGGCATCAAAGGCCCGCTGACCACTCCGGTGGGCAAGGGCATCCGCTCGCTGAACGTGGCGCTGCGCCAACAGCTCGACCTCTACGTGTGCCTCCGCCCGGTGCGCTGGTTCACCAACGTCCCGAGCCCGGTCAAGCGACCCGGCGACGTGAACATGGTGATCTTCCGCGAGAACACCGAGGACATCTACGCCGGCATCGAGTGGGAGAGCGAGAGCGCCGAAGCCAAGAAGGTGATCGCCTTCCTTCAGAACGAGATGGGCGTGAAGAAGATCCGCTTCCCGGAGACCAGCGGCATCGGCGTCAAGCCCGTGAGCCGGCAGGGGACGGAGCGCCTGGTCAAGGCGGCCATCGAGTTCGCGCTGCGCAACAAGAAGAAGAGCGTGAACCTGGTCCACAAGGGCAACATCATGAAGTTCACCGAGGGCGGCTTCCGCGACTGGGGCTACGCCCTCGCCACGCGGGAGTTCCGCGCGCAGGTGGTCACCGAGCGCGAGAGCTGGATCCTCGGCAACCTCGAGCAGAACCCGAAGCTCACGGCCGAGGAGAACGCCAAGCTGATCGAGCCGGGCTACGACATGGCCCCGCCGGAGGCCCAGGCCGAGATCCGCGCCGAGGTCGAGGCGGCGGCGAAGCTCGTCCCGACCCACGGCGGTGGCAAATGGAAGAGCCTGCTCCGCATCAAGGACAGCATCGCCGACATCACGCTGCAGCAGGTGCTGACGCGTCCCAAGGAGTTCGACGTCATCGCCACGCTCAACCTGAACGGCGACTACCTCTCGGACGCCCTGGCGGCTCAGGTCGGGGGCATCGGCATCGCTCCCGGCGGCAACATCAACTACGTCACCGGCCACGCCGTGTTCGAGGCGACCCACGGCACCGCGCCGAAGTACGCGAACCTCGACAAGGTCAACCCCGGCTCGGTGATCCTGTCCGGCGAGATGCTGCTCCGGCACCTGGGCTGGAACGAGGCGGCGGATCTGGTCATCAAGGGCATGGACGGCGCCATCGGCGCCAAGACCGTGACCTACGACTTCGCGCGCTTGATGGAAGGCGCGAAGGAAGTGAAGTGCTCCGAGTTCGGCAAGGCGATCGTCGAGCACATGTGA
- a CDS encoding N-formylglutamate amidohydrolase: MESFVEDAVEVVVGGSGGSPFLITCEHASERLPEPWRWAAEDRWLVGTHWAYDIGAEDLARDLCAALGATAVLSRFSRLLADPNREESARDLFLALAEGEEVRLNHALDAEERERRLARLWRPYHAAVEREVARSQCRVVLAIHTFTPVWNGVARDVEVGVLFDEEEELAERARAALGTTGLVVRMNEPYSGQAGLIYSARRHAMAHGRRALELEVRQDLAVEARVRAKVVAALGELGKTLG, translated from the coding sequence GTGGAGTCCTTCGTCGAAGACGCGGTCGAGGTCGTCGTGGGCGGCAGCGGCGGCTCGCCCTTCTTGATCACCTGCGAGCACGCCTCCGAGCGCCTGCCCGAGCCCTGGCGCTGGGCTGCCGAGGACCGCTGGCTCGTGGGCACGCACTGGGCGTACGACATCGGGGCCGAAGATCTTGCGCGCGATCTCTGCGCCGCGCTCGGCGCGACCGCCGTGCTGTCGCGCTTCAGCCGCTTGCTCGCCGACCCCAACCGCGAAGAGTCGGCGCGCGACCTTTTCCTGGCTCTGGCGGAGGGCGAGGAGGTGCGACTGAATCACGCCCTCGACGCGGAAGAGCGCGAGCGACGCCTGGCCCGCTTGTGGCGTCCGTATCACGCGGCGGTCGAGCGCGAGGTCGCGCGCAGCCAGTGCCGCGTGGTGTTGGCCATCCACACCTTCACGCCGGTTTGGAACGGCGTCGCCCGCGATGTGGAGGTCGGCGTCTTGTTCGACGAAGAGGAGGAGCTCGCCGAGCGCGCCCGCGCTGCGCTCGGGACGACCGGCCTGGTGGTGCGGATGAACGAGCCGTACTCCGGGCAAGCGGGGCTGATCTACAGCGCCCGCCGCCACGCCATGGCGCACGGACGGCGCGCGCTCGAACTGGAGGTCCGACAGGATCTGGCCGTGGAGGCGCGGGTGCGCGCCAAGGTGGTGGCGGCGCTGGGCGAGCTCGGGAAGACGCTCGGGTAG
- a CDS encoding sigma 54-interacting transcriptional regulator yields the protein MSERTDTHTALDLPELSATRPVLGVVVVFSEGTPAVYALPVETRVRVGRDPELELSVDDGKASRCHAELSPAAGGVLVTDLESRNGTFLDGVPVKARDTLAKVGSLIRAGRTLLMVTANVRPYLRDAQPDALLVGGPALDETRQVIAVVGPSRVPVLIEGETGTGKELVAQAIHRASGRKGELCAVNCAALPGELVESELFGHARGAFSSSAGARKGLFRAADGGTLFLDEIGDLPLPAQAKLLRVLETGEVRSVGEDHPAKVDVRVIAATNRDLDRMIVDGPFRADLFHRIASGRIALPPLRARREDVPALARSFVGPELRFTARAMERLMLHAWPGNVRELKNVISAAAARVEARDSVRIDAEDVALGGRRAPATDGQPTEEQRLRDALAEHGGNVSHVAKALGMRRPALYEAFKRLAIDPASYRR from the coding sequence ATGAGCGAGCGGACCGACACGCACACGGCGCTGGACCTGCCGGAGCTGTCGGCGACCAGGCCGGTGCTCGGCGTGGTGGTGGTGTTCAGCGAGGGCACGCCCGCGGTCTACGCTCTGCCCGTCGAAACGCGCGTGCGCGTCGGACGAGACCCGGAGCTCGAGCTCTCGGTCGACGACGGCAAGGCGTCCCGCTGCCATGCCGAGCTCTCGCCGGCGGCGGGAGGCGTCCTGGTGACCGACCTCGAGAGCCGCAACGGAACCTTCCTGGACGGCGTGCCGGTGAAGGCGCGCGATACCCTGGCCAAGGTGGGCTCGCTCATCCGCGCGGGACGCACTCTCCTGATGGTGACGGCAAATGTGCGCCCGTATCTGCGCGACGCGCAGCCGGACGCGCTGCTCGTCGGCGGTCCTGCGCTCGACGAGACGCGTCAAGTCATCGCCGTGGTCGGTCCGAGCCGCGTGCCGGTGTTGATCGAGGGGGAGACGGGCACCGGCAAGGAGCTCGTGGCTCAGGCCATCCACCGGGCCAGCGGCCGCAAGGGCGAGCTGTGCGCCGTCAACTGCGCGGCGCTCCCCGGCGAGCTGGTCGAGTCCGAGCTGTTCGGCCACGCCCGCGGTGCGTTCTCGTCGTCGGCGGGCGCCCGCAAGGGGCTGTTCCGCGCGGCCGACGGGGGCACGCTGTTCCTCGACGAGATCGGCGATCTGCCGCTCCCCGCCCAGGCCAAGCTGCTCCGGGTGCTGGAGACGGGCGAGGTCCGCTCGGTCGGGGAGGACCACCCGGCGAAGGTGGACGTGCGGGTGATCGCCGCCACGAATCGCGACCTCGACCGGATGATCGTGGACGGGCCCTTCCGCGCCGACCTGTTCCACCGCATCGCCAGCGGGCGCATCGCGCTGCCGCCGCTCCGCGCGCGGCGCGAGGACGTTCCGGCGCTCGCTCGGAGCTTCGTGGGCCCGGAGCTCCGCTTCACCGCCCGAGCCATGGAGCGCCTGATGCTGCACGCCTGGCCCGGCAACGTGCGCGAGCTCAAGAACGTGATCTCGGCCGCGGCCGCCCGGGTCGAGGCCCGGGACTCGGTGCGCATCGACGCCGAGGACGTGGCGCTGGGCGGCCGCCGGGCACCGGCTACGGACGGCCAGCCCACGGAGGAACAACGCCTGCGCGACGCCCTGGCCGAGCACGGTGGCAATGTCTCGCACGTGGCGAAGGCGCTCGGCATGCGCCGGCCCGCGCTCTACGAGGCGTTCAAGCGGCTCGCCATCGACCCGGCGAGCTACCGGCGCTGA
- the mdh gene encoding malate dehydrogenase: protein MARKKIALIGAGNIGGELANLCVAKQLGDVVLFDIPAKESFAKGKALDLEQSSAMNGGDVKVTGTAKWEDCAGADVLIVTAGIPRKPGQSRDDLVGVNLPIIRDVADNAKKHCPNAFVIVISNPLDAMVYELKRRTGFASEKVVGMAGVLDSARFTLFLARELNASIKDIRAMVLGGHGDDMVPILSNCTISGVPLPQMIAKDKLSAIVDRTRKGGGEIVGLMGTSAYYAPAAASIAMAEAYLGDQKRLLPCAAYLTGQYGYKDLYMGVPVVIGAGGVEKIVEVPLNDEEKGMLAKSAASVQSVVDVVKKMAG from the coding sequence ATGGCAAGGAAGAAGATCGCACTCATCGGCGCAGGCAACATCGGCGGGGAGCTCGCCAACCTGTGCGTGGCGAAGCAGCTCGGCGACGTGGTGCTGTTCGACATCCCCGCCAAGGAGAGCTTCGCCAAGGGCAAGGCCCTGGACCTCGAGCAGAGCTCGGCCATGAACGGCGGCGACGTCAAGGTCACGGGTACGGCCAAGTGGGAGGACTGCGCCGGCGCCGACGTGCTGATCGTCACTGCGGGCATCCCGCGCAAGCCCGGCCAGAGCCGCGACGACCTGGTGGGCGTGAACCTCCCGATCATCCGCGACGTGGCCGACAACGCCAAGAAGCACTGCCCGAACGCCTTCGTGATCGTGATCTCGAACCCCCTCGACGCCATGGTCTACGAGCTGAAGCGCCGCACGGGCTTCGCCTCGGAGAAGGTCGTGGGCATGGCCGGCGTGCTCGACAGCGCGCGCTTCACGCTGTTCCTCGCCCGCGAGCTGAACGCCAGCATCAAGGACATCCGCGCCATGGTGCTCGGCGGCCACGGCGACGACATGGTGCCGATCCTGTCGAACTGCACCATCAGCGGCGTTCCGCTGCCGCAGATGATCGCGAAGGACAAGCTCTCGGCCATCGTCGATCGCACCCGCAAGGGCGGCGGCGAAATCGTCGGATTGATGGGCACCAGCGCGTATTACGCGCCGGCAGCCGCCTCCATCGCCATGGCGGAGGCCTACCTGGGCGATCAGAAGCGTCTCCTGCCCTGCGCCGCGTACCTGACCGGGCAATACGGCTACAAGGACCTGTACATGGGCGTGCCGGTCGTGATCGGCGCCGGCGGCGTCGAGAAGATCGTCGAGGTCCCGCTGAACGACGAGGAGAAGGGCATGCTCGCCAAGAGCGCCGCCAGCGTTCAGAGCGTGGTGGACGTGGTCAAGAAGATGGCCGGCTGA
- a CDS encoding CBS domain-containing protein, giving the protein MSPTLPKTVGEVMTRKVVTVTENDTIASLDDGFKRFRFRHMPVVDGDKLTGLVTHRDLLHASSSFLSSMAEQRDALIYQQPVKLIMQKNVVTVGPGEPLLEAARLMWDSKLGCLPVVEGDDHLVGIVTEADFLRLWIVRLSDGEVPPPPSRALG; this is encoded by the coding sequence ATGAGCCCGACCTTGCCCAAGACCGTCGGCGAGGTGATGACCCGAAAGGTCGTCACCGTGACCGAGAACGACACCATCGCTTCCCTCGACGACGGCTTCAAGCGCTTCCGCTTTCGCCACATGCCCGTGGTGGACGGCGACAAGCTGACCGGGCTGGTGACGCACCGCGATCTGCTCCACGCCTCGTCCAGCTTCCTGTCCTCGATGGCGGAGCAGCGCGACGCGCTCATCTACCAGCAGCCCGTCAAGCTGATCATGCAGAAGAACGTGGTCACCGTCGGTCCCGGCGAGCCGCTGCTCGAGGCGGCGCGCTTGATGTGGGACTCGAAGCTCGGGTGCCTGCCGGTGGTCGAGGGTGACGATCACCTGGTCGGCATCGTGACGGAGGCGGACTTCCTGCGCTTGTGGATCGTGCGGCTCTCGGACGGCGAAGTGCCGCCGCCCCCGAGCCGTGCGCTCGGCTGA